In Desulfobacterales bacterium, a genomic segment contains:
- a CDS encoding IS630 family transposase: MIKTISEKDLKVLKEWRLSSNRRKWERAVALLELHKGAEITKISRKIERSCRTIKKWQSVYLNNGIEYLDLGRSRKVCNQLVDGIKLKKERLIKLIHEPPSLHKINRTSWSLETLAQAYRKFYGENISRSTVSEYVRSDGYTFKKARKVLTSPDPEYRAKLGKITKILSNLRQEEKFFSIDEYGPFAIKIQGGRSHTYKDQIKTVPQRQKCKGSLICTAALELSTNQVTHFYSEKKNTAEMIKLLEIILGKYSTEERIFFSWDAASWHASKMLYEKVKKVNDPEYRKKINNPIVNLAFLPSNAQFLNVIESVFSGMAKAIIHNSDYQSVEDCKLAIDLYFEERNQAFIENPKRAGKKIWGEEIVKPIFKESNNCKDPNWR, encoded by the coding sequence GTGATAAAAACTATCTCAGAAAAAGACCTTAAGGTTCTGAAAGAATGGAGGCTGTCAAGCAATAGAAGAAAATGGGAAAGGGCTGTTGCATTATTAGAATTACATAAGGGCGCTGAGATAACAAAAATTAGCAGAAAAATTGAGCGCTCCTGTAGAACTATAAAAAAATGGCAATCGGTTTACTTGAATAATGGCATAGAATATCTTGACTTAGGAAGGTCAAGAAAAGTTTGCAATCAACTTGTTGATGGTATCAAGTTAAAAAAAGAACGGCTGATTAAACTTATCCATGAACCACCGTCTCTTCATAAAATAAATAGAACTTCATGGAGTTTAGAAACCTTAGCACAGGCCTATAGGAAGTTTTATGGTGAGAACATATCGAGAAGCACGGTGTCTGAATATGTCCGGTCAGACGGCTATACATTTAAAAAAGCAAGAAAAGTTTTAACAAGTCCCGATCCTGAATACCGCGCAAAATTAGGAAAAATCACAAAGATACTTTCAAATTTACGCCAAGAAGAAAAATTCTTTTCCATAGACGAGTATGGTCCATTTGCAATAAAAATTCAGGGAGGAAGAAGCCACACTTACAAAGACCAGATAAAGACAGTGCCTCAAAGACAAAAATGCAAAGGAAGCCTCATATGCACCGCAGCTCTTGAGTTATCCACAAATCAAGTTACGCACTTCTATTCTGAGAAAAAAAACACAGCTGAAATGATTAAATTATTGGAAATTATTCTCGGAAAATATTCAACAGAAGAACGTATATTTTTTTCCTGGGATGCTGCTTCTTGGCATGCATCAAAGATGCTTTACGAGAAAGTCAAGAAAGTTAACGACCCAGAATACAGAAAAAAAATCAATAACCCTATTGTGAACTTGGCCTTTCTTCCATCTAACGCACAATTTTTAAATGTCATCGAATCTGTTTTCAGTGGCATGGCAAAAGCCATTATCCATAATAGCGATTATCAATCGGTTGAAGATTGTAAACTCGCAATCGATCTATATTTTGAAGAGAGGAATCAAGCTTTCATAGAAAACCCCAAACGAGCTGGAAAAAAGATTTGGGGTGAAGAAATAGTGAAACCCATTTTTAAAGAGAGTAACAACTGTAAAGATCCAAATTGGAGATAA
- a CDS encoding SEC-C metal-binding domain-containing protein: protein MAKLGTEKRPVRFRVQTEKRLQQIALLCDKNGWIFVGGFEPDEPEDMCEVEYLLNPKAFTSQPRMGNSGNMTVVHEKPKVGRNEPCPCGSGLKYKKCCMQ from the coding sequence ATGGCAAAATTAGGCACTGAAAAAAGACCGGTAAGATTCCGGGTTCAAACTGAAAAAAGACTACAGCAAATTGCGCTACTCTGTGATAAAAACGGTTGGATATTTGTTGGAGGATTTGAACCTGATGAACCTGAGGACATGTGTGAGGTTGAGTATTTGTTAAATCCGAAGGCCTTTACATCTCAGCCTCGTATGGGAAATTCTGGCAATATGACCGTTGTGCATGAAAAGCCTAAGGTCGGTAGGAATGAGCCATGTCCCTGCGGCAGCGGTTTAAAGTATAAGAAATGCTGCATGCAATAA
- a CDS encoding SEC-C metal-binding domain-containing protein, giving the protein MAKIGRNSPCPCGSGKKYKRCCEAKEAQMKEASLPPGRFRYESGSYGGRGGYMPSIMGYKETGPDSWFEHLCLVKPDAIFDEEASASEMAERHLAAARTIVDSGGSSQELALSLWHEGYKSVNDFRVVRSQKSIEL; this is encoded by the coding sequence ATGGCCAAAATAGGAAGAAACTCTCCATGTCCATGTGGTAGTGGCAAAAAATATAAGCGTTGCTGTGAGGCAAAAGAGGCTCAAATGAAAGAGGCTTCCCTCCCACCTGGGCGCTTTCGTTACGAGTCTGGCAGCTATGGCGGTCGTGGCGGGTACATGCCATCAATTATGGGATACAAGGAGACGGGACCAGACTCGTGGTTTGAGCATCTCTGCCTTGTTAAACCCGATGCTATATTCGATGAAGAGGCTTCTGCCTCAGAGATGGCCGAGAGGCATTTGGCTGCGGCGCGAACAATCGTGGATTCTGGCGGTAGCTCTCAAGAGCTCGCGCTGTCTCTATGGCACGAGGGATACAAGAGTGTAAATGATTTTCGCGTTGTAAGGAGCCAAAAAAGCATTGAGTTGTAG
- a CDS encoding zinc-ribbon domain-containing protein → MNIVCPTCNASYTIPDHKIPAGKTASATCKKCGKKIAVSSVSKTPPDRPAPAPTPAVAAAAAKVPEASRTGTDAAIFTDYPELQTLSPEKFVLNEIFIQNKKGGYKSRNNKFKLKIIKAVSGILPRMLQDNESVVRIAKGTANYPVEVFLGNGFLTMMYNHYAVICTTARILFINIDHRLKKHTHYLFQGISTWGIAFSASWN, encoded by the coding sequence ATGAATATCGTCTGCCCGACCTGTAATGCCAGCTACACGATCCCTGACCACAAAATACCTGCCGGAAAAACAGCCTCCGCGACCTGCAAGAAATGCGGGAAAAAGATCGCGGTATCATCGGTTTCCAAAACACCACCCGACCGGCCCGCCCCTGCCCCAACACCGGCGGTTGCGGCGGCCGCAGCCAAAGTCCCTGAAGCTTCCCGCACCGGGACCGATGCAGCCATTTTCACGGACTATCCGGAACTTCAAACCCTTTCCCCCGAGAAATTCGTCTTAAACGAGATCTTTATCCAAAACAAAAAAGGCGGGTATAAATCCCGGAATAACAAGTTCAAGTTGAAAATAATCAAGGCTGTCTCCGGGATACTTCCGCGTATGCTGCAAGACAATGAAAGTGTGGTCCGCATTGCCAAGGGAACGGCCAATTACCCTGTCGAGGTCTTTCTGGGAAATGGTTTTCTGACCATGATGTACAACCATTATGCCGTCATCTGTACCACCGCCCGCATCCTGTTTATCAACATTGATCACCGCTTGAAAAAACATACCCATTACCTCTTTCAGGGGATATCTACCTGGGGCATCGCGTTCTCGGCGTCCTGGAATTGA
- a CDS encoding aldehyde ferredoxin oxidoreductase N-terminal domain-containing protein, whose product MTDITKIGYAGKILRVDLTELKTWTEDLDAPTVEKWLGGVGLGAKYLYQEVPPGVEWSDPRNRLIWTTGPLAGTGVAGAATINICPEKP is encoded by the coding sequence ATGACGGACATTACCAAAATCGGATATGCGGGCAAAATTTTACGGGTCGACCTGACCGAACTAAAAACATGGACCGAAGACCTGGATGCGCCGACGGTTGAAAAATGGTTAGGCGGCGTCGGTCTGGGTGCCAAATATCTGTATCAGGAGGTTCCCCCGGGGGTGGAATGGTCGGATCCCAGGAACCGGCTTATCTGGACGACCGGACCCCTGGCCGGAACCGGTGTTGCCGGGGCGGCAACCATCAATATTTGTCCGGAAAAACCGTAG